CCCGGGGCTTGCGGGGATCATGGGGCACGCGAGGATCACGGGGCACGTGGGGATCACGGGCCATCGCGGCTCTGGTCCACAGGCTGACGACCCCATAGGCGATCAGGCTCGCCCACGCCGCGCCCACCATGCCCGCCGCCGGAATCAGGATGACATCAGCGGCCGCGACCACGACCAGTCCGACCAGGCCCGCCGCACCGCACGCCTTGGTCCGGCCCTGACCGCTCAGGACCCGGGCGTCGATCTGGAAGGCCACCAACAGAAGCTCGGCGACCAGAAGCACCCGTAGCGGGGTGACCGCGCTCCGATAGGCATCGCCGAAGAAGAACAGAACAAGGTGGTCCGCGGCGAGCCACATGAGCGCGGCGACTCCGGCCATCACCGCAAACACGCGAACCAGTTCGGCGAACACAGCTCGGGTGCCCATCGTGCCGCTGGCCACCCGGTAGCAGAGCACCTGGCCCCAGGAGGACGGGACAAGCCGGAGAATCTCACTCGCGGTCGCCGCAACGCTGTAGATGCCCACGGCCGACGTCCCCGACATCACCCCGATCAGATACCGGTCGAGCCGGAAGGTCATCGACATCGCGGTGTTCATGCCGAGCGCGGGAACGCCCGTCCGGATCAGCAGCACGGATGCGGCACGGTCCAGCTGGGGCCGGCTCACCAGACCCGCCCGCCGCAGGAGAAGGAACCCGGCGACGCACTGGAAAGCGCCCGCGACGACGGACACCGCGAGAACCGGAGCCACTCGCAGCGTCCCGGCCGATACCTGCAGCACGGCCAGGGCCGCCAGCTGCGCCAGGCAACCCGCCGTGTTGACGAGGGCCGAGGCGATCACCTGGCCGACCGCGTTCAACGTGTCGATCAGCTGGATGCCCAGCAAGGTCGACACGGACAGCAGCCCGGTGAGCACCAGAATTCCGGGACCCCGCTCGGGCGCGTCCGCCAGCCAGAGGGTCGGCCCCACGATGCCGGCGGTAAGCAGGCACTGCGGCACCAGGAGCAGCAGGCTCAGCCCGAGTACGTGGTCGACCGAGACCCGCGGGTCCGTGCGCCCGAGATAGTACCGAGCGGAGGTACCCGTACCCAGCGCGACGAACATCCCGGTGAGACCGGTGACCGTCAGGATCAGGACGAGCTCGCCCCGGCCCCCGACGTCCAGGGCGCGTGCGGTCATCACCGCGACGACCAGGTTCGTCAACGCAGCGCCCAGCGCCGCGGCGGATACGGCGACAGCGGGACCGGCGACACCGGACGCCCGCGCCGCGGAGCGCCCGGCCCCACGCGAGACCGCGCGGTGGCGCCCGCCCGGGGAAGGTGGCTCGGGATGAACGTCGCCCCCGCCGGCAGCACTACCGACGGCGCCACCGGCAGCACCACCGACGGCGGAACCGTGCCCGGCAGGCGGGACAGTGCCGGCACCGGCCCGGCGCACGCCGCTCATCGGGAGGCCAGCGAGCGCAGACCGGCACTCGTCCCCTGCGCCCCCCGCATCCTCTGCGACCCGGGCGACCCCTGCGGCGCCAGTCTCGCCGGCCGCGCGGAGTCGTTCAGGCTGCCGGAGCCCACCTGCGGGGCACGGTTCCACCGGCCGGGCGAGGCGCTGCGCCACCAGTGCCCGGCCGCTCGGACCGCGACCAGCACAACGGTGCCGACCAGGACCTGCATCGGCAGCGGGGTGAAGTCGTTGCGCACCCCGATCAGGAGCGGCACAAGAAGGACGCTGCAGGCCGCGTCGGTCCACCTCGACCGCCAGCCGTCGAGCCAGCCGCACAACAGGCCGATGACGAAGAGGATGGCCACCACGCCGGGAAGGCCGAAGTTGTAGTAGGCCTCGGCGATCGGAGAGCCACCGATCGGACCGGATCGTTCTCGGATGACCGTGTTGAACAGCCGGTCGTCGATCTCGGCCGGTGGCTGCGGGATTCCGAGCAGGCGCCCTTCGATGATGCGGGCAAGCTGACCGGTGTAGGTCCGGCCGCCCGCCGCGGGTTCGCCGTACCCGTCTCGCCAGGTGACCGCCTCCGCTACGGGACGAAGCGACGCCCCCATCTCGGCCAGACCGTCGAGGGGTCCGAAGCCGATCTGGCTCAGCGTGACCTCGGCCAGGCCATGCTGACGGATGTCCCGAAGCGCCCCGACGGCGCTCAGGAGGGCGACTCCCGCCAGCAGCGCGGCCCCTATCCCGGTCCAGCGGCTCGATCCGCGTCGCCCGCCTCGTTTTCCCGCGACGACGGAGTCGCGGGAAAACGAGGCGGGCAGGCGGATCTCGAGGCCACGACCAGCGGCTTTGGCCGGCGGAAACGAGGGGACGTCGCCGGA
The genomic region above belongs to Parafrankia irregularis and contains:
- a CDS encoding lipopolysaccharide biosynthesis protein; translation: MSGVRRAGAGTVPPAGHGSAVGGAAGGAVGSAAGGGDVHPEPPSPGGRHRAVSRGAGRSAARASGVAGPAVAVSAAALGAALTNLVVAVMTARALDVGGRGELVLILTVTGLTGMFVALGTGTSARYYLGRTDPRVSVDHVLGLSLLLLVPQCLLTAGIVGPTLWLADAPERGPGILVLTGLLSVSTLLGIQLIDTLNAVGQVIASALVNTAGCLAQLAALAVLQVSAGTLRVAPVLAVSVVAGAFQCVAGFLLLRRAGLVSRPQLDRAASVLLIRTGVPALGMNTAMSMTFRLDRYLIGVMSGTSAVGIYSVAATASEILRLVPSSWGQVLCYRVASGTMGTRAVFAELVRVFAVMAGVAALMWLAADHLVLFFFGDAYRSAVTPLRVLLVAELLLVAFQIDARVLSGQGRTKACGAAGLVGLVVVAAADVILIPAAGMVGAAWASLIAYGVVSLWTRAAMARDPHVPRDPRVPHDPRKPRGTGDEPMSLAPTKPEPAGTT
- the wzy gene encoding O-antigen polysaccharide polymerase Wzy; amino-acid sequence: MPVAFGVGPRVLAFRLGAGGILAALLAFSEEISALPPAGVAAVTFSLLGCLVALCVRARTQGVLSCSAVYLVLLVLFHFGLALPLALHRPLVSSDGQLGFDWILSVSTGRIFTIAAIGVAAAAVGMSLPASSAGRVYRDRSTGTDMPADIPAPPTRSAATGVVGFAILAASISLMLLLIRRAGGSGLLFGSYEDLITLAYRDPLVPYLDFGLGFGLMLLTVDGGRRIRRTGYLMFGLFALIALPLGMRGTILFPVAAAAVAHMMRRSGDVPSFPPAKAAGRGLEIRLPASFSRDSVVAGKRGGRRGSSRWTGIGAALLAGVALLSAVGALRDIRQHGLAEVTLSQIGFGPLDGLAEMGASLRPVAEAVTWRDGYGEPAAGGRTYTGQLARIIEGRLLGIPQPPAEIDDRLFNTVIRERSGPIGGSPIAEAYYNFGLPGVVAILFVIGLLCGWLDGWRSRWTDAACSVLLVPLLIGVRNDFTPLPMQVLVGTVVLVAVRAAGHWWRSASPGRWNRAPQVGSGSLNDSARPARLAPQGSPGSQRMRGAQGTSAGLRSLASR